In one window of Leishmania braziliensis MHOM/BR/75/M2904 complete genome, chromosome 8 DNA:
- a CDS encoding putative mitochondrial DNA polymerase beta-PAK: MQSASSAVTASLTAQRRGVSSTTSASADAAATAASAVAAVAALSTGTKLRHRRGAHRKRGRVSATAGVTLPPDVQLGDGKSGTCAVAIDPVVSTTVLVNPSKVSSEPLSQRAVKSSGLAARGACARTLGDVAGEAESPVVTTAAYLNGLGTSAEKPMACPPSAGEADAAEPALVASVAATDAAEMAAPRRKGRGRKPQRGANGGRTAVEAATEATVESLAVAAPAAASSPAVAAPLVEVSAEAIAMAAAVSHVKPSRGLTKRRLRRREPGAAPAASAGDVEANEVKTAGVAVVPSATVGPNRAPSVTADVGEGKGGTPVAESVSAAAPPLPPQHMDATCRAVTPDADAVEGGVSSRSSSRRRIGRQRRQKSVGESVSAKGTEALQSNDEVSRAADVDGDRNHTSEDGSARQSGRRQRSSSRTRGGKRLRATSPTADIGAVGKGAIAAAVAKSAAEGVKGTAEQAPVTGGATAGGATLASFSLLTTATPPQPASKTTTTSLTTVDTKAPAAFTAELGSSESKTGADVELSAEAVGTTAASCASRGNRRPRGNRMKGRHLVSAAVTDGSGDTATAAAGPAATAAVENGETATTPPSAATVSSASVDSFKKLFATVDVAAVEAAKGLSSLAAKKRLAAQIIRRRWQLQRGLKLSPQTLPSTTTSTADEASTTAISAAAKDDEVAAAEAAAPTSSAPSSSPSSRRRLKRGKKSALTEAAVLSLTAAELLPEKPARGGEAPAAGGVKPKSRTTKRGGKLGGSAAKRHGAGTTAIAAAASGAPVAELTKAAEVEDAVRDAEAEADVAAAMATAVELASRPEVVNDEFSLAPQTDDGAVADTTSIPHSLAALVPSRASQKTKFYGAGDLKVTSGAKGSSSGSTGGSGNCAGGSSSSSSGSSGKAGKGANSKDTLFFPDYRERVVQLFEQLAQINSALGERFKSQSYGRTVEHLKRGDKVFQLLPPNLLPLPEDDPEKKAAVEALYKDDSAAQRRRAEEVERNRAKRSLVLSPDNLIPGLGTKLREKVIEILVTGGLEELHRQEAKPIIRAIRELTQVHGVGPRTAIDYFKKHDISTVAQLRDYAIKAGELDMNNKDSGKPSNLVACSDKSKFHLNDAQRLGLVYYEDMCHRIPHDEGRLHEAFMKLRMRKYLGKDYELVVCGSYRRQVESAGDIDVLITHKRSAAEGSSGDSSSGGRPLLPPSEVLGTFLAGLKADKYIEATLAQGPTKFMGLCRLRAVENTSAAATTGKGKAAKAKNTARPKFRARRLDVRYVDSDGFPAAMLYFTGSKNFNVIMRSEAIKKHCILNEYGLFRKPTRRQMQQYGVLQRNPNMTFHDMVTRLARFDLSAIKGGEDELTSEPSAVPADASTAAGSGAGSNADGASAKVTAAAKKVKGKGREKTKQELAELREMARIVERQRVKASTEREIFEALGMDYVSPKDRSV, from the coding sequence ATGCAGTCTGCTTCGTCGGCGGTAACGGCGTCGCTgacagcgcagcggcgcggcgttTCGAGCACAACGAGCGCATCAGCTGATGCAGCTGCTACCGCCGcttctgctgttgctgctgtggccgcTTTGTCAACAGGGACGAAGCTGCGTCATCGACGTGGCGCTCATCGCAAGCGCGGCCGTGTCTCGGCGACGGCAGGGGTCACGCTGCCCCCCGATGTGCAGCTCGGGGATGGTAAGAGTGGCACCTGTGCTGTCGCCATCGATCCTGTTGTGTCGACGACTGTGTTGGTCAACCCATCAAAGGTATCCAGCGAGCCGCTCAGCCAACGGGCAGTCAAGAGCAGCGGCTTGGCGGCTAGGGGCGCATGCGCGCGCACATTAGGCGACGTCGCAGGCGAGGCTGAGTCACCGGTGGTCACTACTGCCGCATACCTCAACGGGCTTGGCACATCGGCTGAGAAACCTATGGCGTGCCCTCCGTCAGCTGGCGAGGCCGATGCTGCTGAGCCGGCGCTCGTGGCATCCGTGGCGGCTACCGATGCCGCCGAGATGGCCGCGCCTCGTCGCAAAGGGAGAGGCCGCAAACCACAGCGGGGCGCCAACGGAGGCCGcacagcggtggaggcggcgacaGAGGCGACTGTGGAATCcctcgctgttgctgctcctgctgccgcctctaGCCCTGCCGTTGCGGCACCATTGGTAGAGGTGTCAGCGGAGGCCATTGCAATGGCCGCTGCGGTCTCGCACGTAAAGCCGTCGCGAGGCCTAACGAAAAGGCGCTTGAGACGCAGGGAGCCTGGAGCCGCCCCTGCCGCCTCAGCTGGCGACGTGGAGGCGAATGAGGTGAAGACTGCCGGCGTCGCAGTGGTGCCGTCTGCCACTGTCGGCCCTAATCGTGCCCCTTCCGTGACAGCAGACGTGGGTGAAGGGAAGGGCGGCACGCCCGTCGCGGAGTCGGTaagtgccgcagcaccgcctctgccccCGCAACATATGGACGCCACTTGTCGTGCTGTTACACCCGACGCCGACGCAGTTGAAGGAGGCGTGAGCAgccgtagcagcagcaggcgacGTATAGGTCGACAGAGGAGACAGAAATCTGTCGGGGAGTCGGTGAGTGCGAAGGGCACAGAAGCCCTTCAGAGCAATGACGAGGTCAGTCGCGCTGCTGACGTGGATGGTGACCGAAATCACACGAGCGAGGACGGCAGTGCCCGTCAAAGTGGCCGACGGCAGCGATCCAGCTCGCGCACCCGCGGTGGCAAGCGCCTGCGTGCTACATCACCGACAGCTGACATCGGGGCTGTAGGAAAAggcgccatcgctgctgccgtggccaAATCGGCCGCCGAGGGCGTGAAGGGCACCGCAGAGCAAGCGCCAGTGACCGGCGGAGCGacagcaggaggagcgacGTTGGCGTCCTTCTCGCTTCTCACCACGGCAACGCCCCCCCAGCCTGCGAGCaagaccaccaccaccagcctCACGACGGTGGATACGAAGGCACCAGCTGCTTTCACCGCGGAGCTGGGGTCGTCGGAGTCGAAGACGGGAGCCGACGTCGAGCTTTCAGCAGAGGCCGTCGGGaccactgccgcctcttGCGCGTCCAGGGGCAATAGGCGGCCTCGAGGCAATCGGATGAAAGGGAGGCATCTTGTCTCTGCTGCCGTCACggatggcagcggcgacaccgccactgccgctgccggacccgccgcgacggcggcagtggagaATGGGGAGACGGCAACGACACCGCCGTCTGCAGCCACTGTCTCGTCTGCGTCGGTGGACTCCTTCAAGAAACTCTTCGCCACTGTCGACGTGGCAGCCGTTGAGGCCGCGAAGgggctctcctctctcgccgcaAAAAAGCGTCTGGCTGCACAGATCATTCGCCGTCgctggcagctgcagcgagggCTCAAGTTGTCCCCACAAACCCTCccatccaccaccacatcAACAGCCGACGAGGCAAGCACTACGGCAATCTCAGCTGCGGCGAAGGATGACGAggtggcagcagccgaagcagcggcacctaCGTCGTCCGCACCTTCTtcgtcgccgtcctcgcGCCGACGCCTGAAGCGAGGAAAGAAGTCAGCTTTGACTGAAGCGGCTGTGCTGTCACTAACGGCAGCTGAGTTGCTACCGGAAAAGCCGGCGCGGGGCGGCGAGGCACCCGCTGCAGGTGGAGTCAAGCCGAAGAGCCGTACCACTAAAAGGGGTGGCAAGCTTGGTGGGtcggcggcgaagaggcaTGGCGCGGGCACGACTGCCatagcggcagcagcgtctggtGCACCCGTGGCGGAACTGACCAAGGCTGCTGAGGTCGAAGATGCTGTTCGTGACgccgaggcagaggcagatgtggcggcggcaatggCAACCGCGGTGGAGTTGGCGTCAAGGCCGGAGGTCGTCAATGACGAGTTCTCGCTAGCACCGCAGAcagacgacggcgccgttGCTGATACGACGTCGATACCCCActctctcgctgccctcGTCCCCAGCCGTGCATCGCAGAAGACGAAGTTTTATGGTGCGGGAGACTTGAAGGTAACTTCAGGCGcaaagggcagcagcagcggtagcaCTGGCGGATCGGGGAATTGTgctggtggcagcagcagcagcagcagcggtagcagTGGCAAGGCTGGCAAAGGTGCGAACTCGAAGGACACGCTGTTCTTCCCCGACTACCGTGAGCGCGTCGTGCAGCTCTTTGAGCAACTTGCCCAGATCAACAGTGCCCTTGGCGAGCGCTTTAAGTCGCAGTCGTACGGGCGCACGGTAGAGCATTTAAAGCGTGGCGACAAGGTGtttcagctgctgccgccgaacctgctgccgctgccagagGACGACccggagaagaaggcggcggttGAGGCGCTCTACAAGGACGACTcggcggcgcagaggaggcgcgctgaggaggtggagcggaACCGGGCGAAACGCAGTCTCGTCCTTTCCCCTGATAACCTCATTCCAGGTCTGGGGACGAAGCTGCGGGAGAAAGTAATCGAGATCCTCGTGACAGGTGGCTTGGAGGAACTGCATCGGCAGGAGGCAAAACCAATCATTCGCGCCATCCGCGAGCTCACGCAGGTGCACGGCGTTGGCCCACGCACCGCCATTGACTACTTTAAGAAGCACGACatcagcaccgtcgcgcaaCTTCGCGACTACGCCATCAAGGCAGGCGAGCTTGACATGAACAACAAGGACAGCGGCAAGCCGTCAAATCTGGTGGCCTGCTCTGACAAGTCCAAGTTCCACCTGAACGACGCGCAGCGGCTCGGGCTTGTCTACTACGAAGATATGTGCCACCGCATCCCACACGACGAGGGCCGCCTACACGAGGCATTCATGAAGCTGCGCATGCGCAAGTACCTTGGCAAGGACTACGAGCTCGTCGTATGTGGCAGCTACCGGCGTCAAGTTGAATCTGCTGGGGATATCGATGTGCTCATCACGCACaagcgcagcgcggcggagggcagcagcggtgacagtAGCAGCGGTGGTCGTCCGCTGTTACCACCGTCGGAGGTGCTTGGCACGTTTCTCGCTGGGCTCAAGGCGGACAAGTATATCGAGGCCACGCTGGCACAGGGGCCGACGAAGTTTATGGGGCTGTGCCGCTTGCGCGCGGTGGAGAATACGTCTGCAGCAGCTACTACCGGCAAGGGAAAGGCAGCGAAGGCAAAGAATACAGCGCGGCCCAAGTTCCGCGCCCGCCGTCTTGATGTCCGCTACGTGGACTCGGACGGCTTTCCGGCCGCGATGCTGTACTTCACCGGGAGCAAAAACTTTAACGTCATTATGCGTAGTGAGGCCATTAAGAAGCACTGCATCCTCAACGAGTACGGCCTCTTCCGCAAGCCAACACGCAGGCAGATGCAGCAGTACGGCGTTCTGCAGAGGAACCCGAACATGACCTTCCATGATATGGTTACCCGTCTCGCCCGCTTTGACCTCTCTGCCATCAAAGGCGGCGAGGATGAACTCACCAGCGAACCGTCTGCGGTGCCCGCTGATGCTTCGACTGCTGCCGGGAGCGGTGCTGGCAGCAACGCAGACGGCGCGTCGGCAAAGGTGACGGCCGCGGCCAAGAAGGtcaaggggaaggggagggagaagacgaAGCAGGAGCTTGccgagctgcgcgagatgGCGAGGATTgtggagcggcagcgagtgAAGGCGTCTACAGAGCGTGAAATCTTCGAGGCGCTGGGCATGGACTACGTCTCTCCAAAAGACCGCAGCGTGTGA